Proteins from a genomic interval of Arvicola amphibius chromosome 10, mArvAmp1.2, whole genome shotgun sequence:
- the Chst12 gene encoding carbohydrate sulfotransferase 12, with amino-acid sequence MTKPRLFRLWLVLGSALMILLIIVYWDNVGTAHFYLHTSLSRPHILESLPTPGLGGENVFTSDVDEFLDTLLSSDAKQKDHSRRKTEQPPVLTPSKPVLDHMEENVRGYDWSTHDAQQNPDRDRQQAERRSLLRDFCANASLAFPTKDRSFDDIPNYELNHLIVDDRHGVIYCYVPKVACTNWKRVMIVLSESLLDRGSPYRDPLDIPREHVHNTSTHLTFNKFWRRYGKFSRHLMKVKLKKYTKFLFVRDPFVRLISAFRSKFELENEEFYRKFAVPMLRLYANHTSLPASVSEAFSAGLKVSFANFIQYLLDPHTEKLAPFNEHWRQVYRLCHPCQIDYDFVGKLETLDEDAAQLLRSLKVDSQLHFPPSYRNRTASSWEEDWFANIPLAWRQQLYKLYEADFVLFGYPKPENLLRD; translated from the coding sequence ATGACCAAGCCTCGGCTCTTCCGGCTATGGCTGGTACTGGGGTCGGCCCTCATGATTCTTTTGATCATTGTTTATTGGGACAACGTGGGCACCGCCCACTTCTATCTGCACACGTCCTTATCCAGACCACACATCTTGGAGTCCCTGCCCACCCCAGGACTGGGTGGTGAGAATGTGTTCACTTCCGATGTGGACGAGTTTCTGGACACACTACTTAGTTCCGATGCAAAACAGAAGGACCATTCCAGAAGAAAAACTGAGCAGCCCCCAGTGCTCACCCCCAGCAAGCCGGTCCTGGACCACATGGAGGAGAATGTGAGAGGCTACGACTGGTCCACCCATGATGCCCAGCAGAACCCAGACCGGGACCGGCAGCAGGCTGAGAGGAGGAGCCTGCTGAGAGACTTCTGTGCCAACGCCAGCCTGGCATTCCCCACCAAGGACCGCTCTTTTGATGACATCCCCAACTATGAACTCAACCACCTGATCGTGGACGATCGCCACGGGGTCATCTACTGCTACGTGCCCAAGGTAGCCTGTACCAACTGGAAGCGAGTGATGATCGTGTTGAGCGAGAGCCTGCTGGACCGGGGCAGCCCCTACCGAGACCCCCTGGACATCCCCCGGGAGCATGTGCACAACACCAGCACGCACCTGACTTTCAACAAGTTCTGGCGCCGCTACGGGAAGTTCTCGCGACACCTCATGAAGGTCAAGCTGAAGAAGTACACCAAGTTCCTGTTCGTGCGCGACCCCTTCGTGCGCCTCATCTCGGCCTTCCGCAGCAAGTTCGAGCTGGAGAACGAGGAATTCTACCGCAAGTTCGCGGTGCCCATGCTCCGGCTGTATGCCAACCACACCAGCCTGCCCGCCTCGGTGAGCGAGGCCTTCAGCGCCGGTCTCAAAGTCTCCTTCGCCAACTTCATCCAGTACCTGCTGGACCCCCACACCGAGAAGCTGGCGCCCTTCAACGAGCACTGGCGACAGGTGTACCGCCTCTGCCACCCGTGCCAGATAGACTATGACTTCGTGGGGAAGCTGGAGACCCTGGATGAGGATGCTGCCCAACTCCTGAGGTCCCTCAAAGTGGACTCCCAGCTCCACTTCCCCCCGAGTTACCGGAACAGGACGGCCAGCAGCTGGGAGGAGGATTGGTTTGCCAACATCCCCCTggcctggaggcagcagctctATAAACTCTACGAAGCTGACTTTGTTCTCTTTGGCTATCCCAAGCCAGAAAACCTGCTCAGAGACTGA